The following coding sequences are from one Deltaproteobacteria bacterium window:
- a CDS encoding fibronectin type III domain-containing protein: ATGLTNGQDYWFEVFSRDANGNWAAGAATGPHQPSLVDSDAPCAAADLRITSHDETSVTIQFTAPYEDCSGSAGNVSAYMVRYHPTPITAGNWDQAWTWNDSYTTGLVAAGANQQIVLTGLDSNSRFWIQVKAVDDWPNVGPVAALLASGGTCETDSNCESTHLHTGWNIAGNEDQLQTTNTCLGVFGVTSCMYWVSTGVGDWAGSYVDTTGSGVVEEGRGYWLGAAGNEDLIPPGDATPWGVASVVEVSLQKGMNLIANPFPDAVSMTSLEIVQNPGGGETVNTWENAILAGWIYPSLYAYDGSNYFTELWDSGGCMHSRHGYWLKLAVDDVNTYAIRITKP; the protein is encoded by the coding sequence CGCGACCGGGTTGACCAACGGCCAGGACTACTGGTTCGAGGTCTTCAGCCGCGACGCGAACGGCAACTGGGCCGCCGGCGCCGCGACCGGCCCCCACCAGCCCTCCCTCGTCGACTCCGACGCGCCCTGCGCCGCCGCCGACCTGCGGATCACCTCGCACGACGAGACGAGCGTCACCATCCAGTTCACGGCGCCCTACGAGGACTGCTCGGGCAGCGCGGGCAACGTCTCCGCCTACATGGTCCGCTACCACCCGACGCCCATCACCGCCGGGAACTGGGACCAGGCCTGGACCTGGAACGACAGCTACACCACCGGGCTGGTGGCCGCTGGCGCCAACCAGCAGATCGTCCTCACGGGCCTCGACTCCAACTCCCGCTTCTGGATCCAGGTGAAGGCCGTCGACGACTGGCCGAACGTCGGACCGGTGGCGGCCCTGCTGGCCTCTGGCGGGACCTGCGAGACCGACTCCAACTGCGAGTCGACCCACCTCCACACCGGCTGGAACATCGCCGGCAACGAGGACCAGCTGCAGACCACCAACACCTGCCTCGGCGTCTTCGGGGTGACCTCCTGCATGTACTGGGTCTCCACCGGCGTCGGCGACTGGGCCGGCTCCTATGTCGATACCACCGGCTCCGGCGTGGTGGAGGAGGGCAGGGGCTACTGGCTCGGGGCGGCCGGCAACGAGGACCTGATCCCGCCCGGCGACGCCACGCCCTGGGGCGTCGCCTCGGTGGTGGAGGTGTCCTTGCAGAAGGGGATGAACCTCATCGCGAACCCCTTCCCCGACGCCGTGTCGATGACCAGCCTCGAGATCGTCCAGAACCCGGGTGGCGGCGAGACCGTGAACACCTGGGAGAACGCGATCCTCGCCGGCTGGATCTACCCCTCTCTCTACGCCTACGACGGCTCCAACTACTTCACCGAGCTCTGGGACTCTGGCGGGTGCATGCACTCCCGGCACGGGTACTGGCTCAAGCTCGCCGTCGACGACGTCAACACCTACGCCATTCGAATCACGAAGCCCTGA